One genomic segment of Capricornis sumatraensis isolate serow.1 chromosome X, serow.2, whole genome shotgun sequence includes these proteins:
- the GSPT2 gene encoding eukaryotic peptide chain release factor GTP-binding subunit ERF3B: MDLGSSSSSDSAPDCWDQVDMEAPGLAPSGDRASSALAAAAAEVQHEPLSSAFSRQLNINAKPFVPNVHAAEFVPAFLRGPSQPQTPPNDAPGFYETCTGAGNLQGKRLGRGAPVEHSKEEQLLWREGSNSAVTMELSEPVVENGEVEMVLEESWEHNKEVSEAEPGGSSLGDSGPPEESGQEMMEKEEIRKSKSMVVPSGAPKKEHVNVVFIGHVDAGKSTIGGQIMFLTGMVDKRTLEKYEREAKEKNRETWYLSWALDTNQEERDKGKTVEVGRAYFETEKKHFTILDAPGHKSFVPNMIGGASQADLAVLVISARKGEFETGFEKGGQTREHAMLAKTAGVKYLIVLINKMDDPTVNWSIERYEECKEKLVPFLKKVGFSPKKDIHFMPCSGLTGANIKEQSDFCPWYTGLPFIPYLDNMPNFNRSIDGPIRLPIVDKYKDMGTVVLGKLESGSIFKGQQLVMMPNKHNVEVLGILSDDAETDYVAPGENLKIRLKGIEEEEILPGFILCDPTNLCHSGRTFDVQIVIIEHKSIICPGYNAVLHIHTCIEEVEITALISLVDKKSGEKSKIRPRFVKQDQVCIARLRTAGTICLETFKDFPQMGRFTLRDEGKTIAIGKVLKLVPEKD, from the coding sequence ATGGacctgggcagcagcagcagcagcgactcGGCTCCCGACTGCTGGGACCAGGTGGACATGGAAGCACCGGGTTTGGCCCCGAGCGGGGACCGAGCCTCCTCGGCGTTGGCGGCGGCCGCCGCCGAGGTGCAGCATGAGCCCCTCAGCTCGGCCTTCAGCCGTCAGCTCAACATCAACGCCAAACCCTTCGTGCCTAACGTCCATGCCGCGGAGTTCGTGCCGGCCTTCCTGCGGGGCCCGAGCCAGCCGCAGACCCCCCCGAATGACGCCCCCGGATTCTATGAAACCTGTACGGGTGCGGGCAACCTTCAAGGTAAAAGGCTGGGACGGGGGGCACCTGTGGAACATTCCAAAGAGGAACAGTTATTGTGGCGTGAAGGTTCCAATTCAGCCGTTACCATGGAACTTTCAGAACCTGTTGTAGAAAATGGAGAGGTGGAGATGGTTTTAGAAGAGTCATGGGAGCACAATAAAGAAGTAAGTGAAGCCGAGCCAGGGGGTAGTTCCTTGGGAGATTCGGGGCCCCCAGAAGAAAGTGGCCAGGAAATGATGGagaaagaggaaatcagaaaatcgAAATCTATGGTCGTACCCTCAGGTGCTCCTAAAAAAGAACACGTAAATGTGGTATTCATTGGGCATGTCGATGCCGGGAAGTCAACCATTGGAGGACAGATCATGTTTTTGACAGGAATGGTTGACAAAAGAACACTTGAGAAATatgaaagagaagctaaagaaaaaaacagagaaacttGGTATTTGTCCTGGGCCTTAGATACGAACCAGGAAGAACGAGACAAGGGTAAAACAGTAGAAGTGGGTCGTGCCTattttgaaacagaaaagaaacatttcacaaTTTTAGATGCCCCTGGCCATAAGAGTTTTGTCCCAAATATGATCGGTGGTGCTTCTCAAGCTGATTTGGCTGTACTGGTAATCTCTGCCAGGAAAGGAGAGTTTGAGACTGGATTTGAAAAAGGTGGACAGACAAGAGAACATGCAATGTTGGCAAAAACGGCAGGGGTGAAATATTTGATAGTGCTTATTAATAAGATGGATGATCCCACAGTAAATTGGAGCATTGAGAGATATGAAGAATGTAAAGAAAAGCTAGTGCCCTTTTTGAAAAAAGTCGGCTTTAGTCCCAAAAAGGACATTCACTTTATGCCCTGCTCAGGGCTGACCGGGGCAAATATTAAAGAGCAATCAGATTTCTGCCCTTGGTACACTGGATTACCATTCATTCCATATTTGGATAATATGCCAAACTTCAACAGATCCATTGATGGACCAATTAGACTGCCAATTGTGGATAAGTACAAGGATATGGGCACTGTGGTCCTGGGAAAGCTGGAATCAGGATCCATTTTTAAAGGCCAGCAGCTTGTGATGATGCCAAACAAGCACAATGTGGAAGTTCTTGGAATACTTTCtgatgatgctgaaactgattATGTAGCCCCAGGTGAAAACCTTAAAATCAGACTGAAGGGAATTGAAGAAGAAGAGATTCTTCCAGGATTCATACTCTGTGATCCTACTAATCTTTGCCATTCTGGACGCACATTTGATGTTCAGATAGTGATTATTGAGCACAAATCCATCATCTGCCCAGGTTATAATGCAGTGCTGCATATTCATACTTGTATTGAGGAAGTTGAGATAACAGCCTTAATCTCCTTGGTAGATAAAAAATCAGGAGAAAAGAGTAAGATACGGCCCCGCTTCGTGAAGCAAGATCAAGTGTGCATTGCCCGTTTAAGGACAGCAGGAACTATCTGCCTTGAGACATTCAAAGATTTTCCTCAGATGGGTCGTTTTACTTTAAGAGATGAGGGTAAGACCATTGCAATTGGCAAAGTTCTGAAACTGGTCCCAGAGAAGGACTAA